In Plasmodium falciparum 3D7 genome assembly, chromosome: 6, the following proteins share a genomic window:
- a CDS encoding rifin: MKIHYINILLFELPLNILIYNQRNHYITRTPKATTRSLSECELYAPSNYDNDPQMKEVMDNFNRQTQQRFHEYDHRMKTTRQKCKEQCDKEIQKIILKDKLEKELMDKFATLHTDIQNDAIPTCVCEKSVADKVEKNCMKCTQNLGGIVAPSSGVLAGIAEGALYVWRDAEIVAAIAAAKEAGAAKGAAVGIKEGIKVLLNRLNTDFGLSPVRIKELESVINGTNYTDVTFIYEAIYTTYKRSCVPVDVSVRFTVADTDLTFCESVWNQTLAVSQRNMGTSPLPIIQKTAQKIVSDANFTAAATAETATEEATTTLTAKNTGEVNATYMGYQTPIIASIVAILVIVLVMIIIYLILRYRRKKKMKKKLQYIKLLEE; encoded by the exons atgaaaatccattatattaatatattattgtttgagcttccattaaatatattg atatataatcaAAGGAACCATTACATCACACGTACACCAAAAGCAACCACAAGGTCATTAAGCGAATGTGAATTATATGCACCATCCAACTATGATAATGACCCACAAATGAAAGAAGTTATGGATAATTTCAATCGTCAAACACAACAGAGATTTCATGAATACGATCATCGTATGAAAACTACACGCCAAAAATGTAAAGAACAATGCGATAAAGAAatccaaaaaattattttaaaagataaattggaaaaagaattaatggACAAATTTGCCACACTACACACAGATATACAAAATGACGCCATTCCAACATGTGTTTGCGAAAAATCAGTGGCAGATAAAGTGGAAAAAAATTGTATGAAATGTACACAAAATTTGGGAGGTATTGTTGCACCCTCATCAGGAGTATTAGCAGGAATTGCTGAAGGTGCGTTATATGTGTGGAGAGATGCGGAAATTGTTGCTGCTATAGCAGCAGCCAAGGAAGCAGGTGCTGCTAAGGGTGCTGCTGTAGGTATTAAGGAAGGTATTAAAGTACTCCTTAATAGATTAAATACAGATTTTGGGTTATCGCCTGTACGTATTAAGGAATTGGAGTCAGTTATTAATGGAACAAATTATACTGATGTCACCTTCATTTATGAAGCTATTTATACTACATATAAGAGATCCTGTGTACCTGTTGATGTCTCTGTTCGTTTCACTGTTGCTGACACTGATCTGACTTTTTGCGAGTCGGTGTGGAACCAAACTCTTGCTGTATCACAACGAAATATGGGTACTTCACCATTACctattatacaaaaaactGCACAAAAAATCGTCTCAGATGCCAATTTTACTGCTGCAGCAACTGCAGAAACGGCTACTGAAGAAGCTACTACTACACTCACAGCTAAGAACACTGGTGAGGTAAACGCTACATATATGGGTTACCAAACTCCTATTATTGCTTCTATCGTTGCAATATTGGTAATAGTTTTggttatgataattatttatttgattttacGTTAtagacgaaaaaaaaaaatgaagaaaaaactcCAATATATCAAATTATTAGAAGAATAG
- a CDS encoding erythrocyte membrane protein 1, PfEMP1: MAPGRGAGGDGIEDTTAKHLLDSIGKKVHDKAKNAALDRSNSDLQGFLSEAKFEKNESDPQTPGDPCQLQYEYHTNVTLGYDKENPCKKRSDVRFSDTKGAECDNRKIRDSEKKSNYGACAPYRRLHLCDQHLEKINRYDKVNNHTLLTDVCLAAKFEAESLKTYRGQHQLTNEGSQICTVLARSFADIGDIVRGKDLYLGNNKEKKQLEENLKKIFKEIYDKLDGKNGKKTLQERYKGDTTNYYQLREDWWNINRKKVWDAITCGAAGGTYFRKRACSSYYPTGEDCRCVANVPTYFDYVPQYLRWFEEWAEDFCRKKKKYVDIVKTNCRGESGKDKYCSGDGFDCTKTVRAKGIYAIGDDCHKCSFWCGFYKKWLANQKQEFLKQKKKCENEMLSISKKKQSTKYNVYEGYDEEFYKILKSGEVGGLNKFLELLKEQSECNRFSTDEGIIDFTKANDKPNEEKGTFYRSKYCEECPECGVEKKDNGEFQKKEKNNGECDGKKLYEIPIDTKHNVIPVLSFGDERDQIKNKINTFCTKKDNNREMEELTEQWKCYKEDDIKKHVENDYKDDVNGSGGICILEKTNGDKNGKKQKTFNDFFHFWVRHLLNDSIEWREGLKKCLQNDKKTCIRKCNDNCKCYESWVQQKKTEWNAIKEHFDQQKDICQQQGILGDRIKSPYFVLELVLELEYFPLIKEAYGDAQAIEGINKTLDKKKQEEGVLGASNEETIIDYLLDHELEEADKCVKKNPLDKCNQQKKQKQQEQDTGPARSNTSADTPRNGPTVEEVDSEEELENEEEGEEGTPPEENGGGGGAEAKDTDRKGDRKVKETTEVTKDVVTPACEIVDKLFQNPQQFKEVACNQKYGYPQRHWGWRCVAPSDTTKTTGSETAGSRTTRAADGAEPTRDDGNGDGAGGAPAKSGGSGATTTSSGSICVPPRRRRLYVGGLTKWAEKQSSQGGGAPQVSPSATASSGSQSDPLLLTAFVESAAIETFFLWDRYKKIKEKEIEEKKKQENEKYNILGVKQEDILSDQDHPQKKLQKSGEIPNDFLRQMFYTLGDYRDILVRGGHKTNGVHTNSDKTNIVLLASENRGEMEKIQQEIDKILKQSGTEATSGAQENSVTTPQQTLWKDFAPQIWNGMICALTYEDSGDKGGKPTQNEQVKGQLLESDGKKPKKDKYGDYDKVQLKEENDTEVKGQDGLTPQTTHLSKFVLRPPYFRYLEEWGETFCRERKKRLKQIKHECKVEENGDRRRGGITRQYSGDGESCETISNHDYSKVSDLEKPSCAKPCSSYRRWIERKKDEFIKQKDRYQTESDKVRSDNGFSKTLRNYNDAAQFLKRLKNGPCKNNDNGEGKIEFNEKSETFQHTDYCGTCSLIGVKCKKGHCDNAANGKDCPTGKITAGSFGNEGDSIGNVDMHVSDNGEKGFGDLKEACNGKGIFEGIRKDEWKCDKFCGVQICGLKKNNDIDQNQIILIRALFKRWVEYFFEDYNKIKNKISHCTKNDKKSKCISGCEEKCKCVSKWIDQKSKEWTIVRKRYLEQYKNADSGDTFPVRSFLEELIPKIAVVNDQDNVIKLSKFDNPCGCSFEANSQNKNGHKDAIDCMITKLQKKIEECQSKHSVEKTEKECQEYTPPVEDDEEDLLLQEEENTVEAPKICDDVLKTPPKQEEGEEKCEPAQTAPKKPAADSERQTPEEKLPPPPAAKEEKPPKQNAEKTKPKRSPRPIDDLTPALKKAMLSSTIMWSIGIGFATFTYFFLKKKTKSTIDLLRVINIPKSDYDIPTKLSPNRYIPYTSGKYRGKRYIYLEGDSGTDSGYTDHYSDITSSSESEYEELDINDIYVPHAPKYKTLIEVVLEPSGNNTTASGNNTTASGNNTTASGNNTTASGNNTTASDTQNDIQNDGIPSDTPNTPSDIPKTPSDTPPPITDDEWNTLKDDFISNMLQNQPNTEPNMLGYNVDNNTNTTMSRHNVEEKPFITSIHDRNLYTGEEYSYNVNMVNSMDDIPINRDNNIYSGIDLINDTLGGNKHIDIYDEVLKRKENELFGTNHVKHTTINRFAKPARDDPIHNQLELFHKWLDRHRDMCEKWENHHERLAKLKEEWENETHSGNNHPSDNTPPTSDIPSGKLSDIPSGKLSDIPSGNHVLNTDVSIQIHMDNPKPINQFTNMDTILDDLDKPFNEPYYYDMYDDDIYYDVNDDNDISTVDTNAMDVPSKVQIEMDVNTKLVKEKYPIADVWDI, from the exons ATGGCGCCAGGTAGGGGTGCTGGCGGGGATGGTATTGAGGATACCACGGCCAAACATTTATTGGATAGCATAGGGAAAAAAGTGCACGACAAAGCAAAAAATGCTGCTTTAGATCGTAGTAATAGTGATTTGCAAGGATTTTTGTCAGAAGCAAAATTTGAGAAAAATGAAAGCGATCCACAAACACCAGGAGATCCATGCCAACTTCAATATGAATATCATACTAATGTTACCCTTGGttatgataaagaaaatcCTTGTAAAAAGAGATCGGACGTTCGTTTTTCTGATACAAAAGGAGCAGAATGTgataatagaaaaataaGGGATAGTGAAAAGAAAAGCAATTATGGAGCATGTGCTCCATATAGACGGTTACATCTATGTGATCAACATTTGGAAAAAATCAATCGTTACGATAAAGTTAATAATCACACATTATTGACAGATGTGTGTCTTGCAGCAAAATTTGAAGCAGAGTCATTAAAAACATATCGTGGACAACATCAACTGACTAATGAGGGTTCTCAAATATGTACTGTATTGGCACGAAGTTTTGCAGATATAGGAGATATCGTACGCGGCAAAGATCTGTATCttggtaataataaagaaaaaaagcaATTAGAagagaatttaaaaaaaattttcaaagAAATATATGACAAATTGGATGGGAAGAACGGGAAGAAGACGCTACAAGAACGCTACAAAGGTGATACtacaaattattatcaattACGAGAAGATTGGTGGAATATCAATAGAAAAAAAGTATGGGATGCTATCACATGCGGCGCTGCGGGTGGTACATATTTTAGAAAAAGAGCGTGTTCTAGTTATTATCCAACTGGAGAAGACTGCCGATGTGTGGCAAATGTTCCCACATATTTCGATTATGTGCCGCAGTATCTTCGCTGGTTCGAGGAATGGGCAGAAGATTTTTGTcgtaaaaagaagaaatatgtTGATATAGTTAAAACAAATTGTCGTGGAGAAAGTGGTAAGGATAAATATTGTAGTGGTGATGGATTTGATTGCACAAAAACTGTTAGAGCAAAAGGTATCTATGCTATAGGTGATGATTGTCATAAATGTTCTTTTTGGTGtggtttttataaaaaatggttAGCAAACCAAAAACAAGAATTtctaaaacaaaaaaaaaaatgtgaaaaTGAAATGTTAAGTATAAGTAAGAAAAAACAAAgtacaaaatataatgtttatGAAGGATATGATgaagaattttataaaatacttAAAAGTGGCGAAGTTGGAGGccttaataaatttttggAATTATTAAAGGAACAATCTGAATGTAATCGTTTTAGTACAGACGAAGGAATAATTGATTTTACTAAAGCTAATGATAAAcctaatgaagaaaaaggaaCATTTTATCGTTCGAAATATTGTGAAGAATGTCCCGAATGTGGGGTCGAAAAGAAAGATAATGGAGAATTTCAaaagaaagagaaaaataatGGTGAATGCGATGGTAAAAAACTTTATGAGATTCCAATAGACACAAAGCACAACGTTATACCTGTCCTTTCCTTCGGTGATGAACGTGATcagataaaaaataaaataaacactTTTTGTActaaaaaggataataataGAGAAATGGAGGAACTAACTGAACAATGGAAATGTTATAAAGaggatgatataaaaaaacacgTTGAGAATGACTATAAAGACGATGTAAATGGTTCAGGTGGAATATGTATATTGGAAAAGACGAACGGCGACAAAAATGGGAAAAAGCAAAAGACATTCAATGATTTTTTTCACTTTTGGGTACGACATTTATTGAACGATTCTATAGAGTGGAGAGAAGGACTTAAAAAATGTTTACAAAATGATAAGAAAACATGTATAAGGAAATGTAATGATAATTGCAAATGTTATGAAAGCTGGgttcaacaaaaaaaaaccgAATGGAATGCAATAAAAGAACATTTTGACCAACAAAAAGATATTTGTCAACAACAAGGAATTCTTGGCGATAGAATCAAATCTCCTTATTTTGTTCTTGAATTGGTTTTGGAATTAGAATATTTTCCACTTATTAAAGAAGCTTATGGAGATGCACAAGCAATAGAAGGAATTAATAAAACGTTGGATAAGAAAAAACAAGAAGAGGGAGTGTTGGGTGCTTCCAATGAGGAAACAATAATTGATTACTTGCTCGACCACGAATTAGAAGAAGCCGATAaatgtgtaaaaaaaaatccacTCGATAAATGCAAccaacaaaaaaaacaaaaacaacaaGAACAAGATACCGGTCCCGCCCGCTCCAACACTTCCGCCGACACCCCACGTAATGGCCCCACTGTTGAGGAAGTCGACTCCGAAGAAGAACTCGAAAACGAAGAAGAGGGGGAGGAAGGAACGCCACCGGAGGAAAACGGAGGCGGAGGCGGCGCGGAGGCGAAGGACACGGACAGGAAGGGGGACAGGAAGGTGAAGGAGACCACAGAGGTAACAAAAGATGTGGTGACACCAGCTTGTGAAATAGTGGACAAACTCTTTCAGAACCCCCAACAATTTAAAGAAGTCGCATGTAACCAAAAATATGGTTACCCACAACGGCATTGGGGTTGGCGGTGTGTGGCACCAAGTGATACCACTAAAACAACGGGTAGTGAAACCGCTGGTAGTCGTACTACACGTGCTGCCGATGGTGCCGAACCCACACGTGATGATGGTAATGGTGATGGTGCCGGCGGTGCCCCTGCCAAAAGTGGTGGTAGTGGTGCCACCACCACTAGTAGTGGTAGTATTTGTGTGCCACCCAGGAGGCGACGACTATACGTGGGGGGATTAACGAAGTGGGCGGAGAAACAGTCGTCACAGGGGGGTGGTGCCCCACAGGTTTCCCCTTCGGCGACCGCGTCGTCGGGGTCACAGAGTGACCCGCTCCTCCTTACCGCCTTCGTGGAATCTGCTGCAATAGAAACTTTTTTCTTGTGGgatagatataaaaaaataaaagaaaaggaaatagaggaaaaaaaaaaacaagaaaatgaaaaatataatatattagggGTCAAACAAGAAGATATATTATCTGACCAAGATCATCCACAAAAGAAATTACAAAAAAGTGGTGAAATCCCCAACGATTTCTTGCGGCAGATGTTTTATACTTTAGGGGATTATAGAGATATTTTAGTACGTGGTGGGCACAAAACAAACGGTGTTCACACAAACAGTGATAAGACAAATATTGTGCTTCTTGCAAGTGAAAACAGAGGGGAAATGGAGAAAATACAACAAGAAATAGATAAAATTCTCAAACAAAGTGGTACCGAAGCTACTAGTGGTGCACAAGAAAATAGTGTCACAACCCCCCAACAAACCTTGTGGAAAGACTTCGCCCCCCAAATCTGGAATGGAATGATATGTGCTTTAACCTATGAAGATAGTGGCGACAAAGGCGGAAAACCAACACAAAATGAGCAAGTGAAAGGACAACTGTTGGAAAGTGATGGCAAAAAACCCAAAAAAGACAAATACGGCGACTACGATAAAGTGCAActtaaagaagaaaatgatacGGAAGTCAAAGGCCAAGACGGACTAACCCCCCAAACCACCCACCTGTCCAAATTTGTGTTACGCCCCCCCTACTTCCGTTACCTTGAAGAATGGGGTGAAACATTTTGTAGAGAAAGGAAAAAGAGGTtgaaacaaataaaacatGAATGTAAAGTAGAAGAAAATGGTGATCGTCGTCGTGGTGGTATAACAAGACAATATAGTGGGGATGGGGAAAGTTGTGAAACTATTAGTAATCATGATTATAGTAAAGTTTCGGATTTAGAAAAACCGAGTTGTGCCAAACCTTGCAGTTCTTATAGAAGATGGATAGAGAGAAAAAAGGACGAATTTATTAAACAAAAAGATAGATACCAAACGGAAAGTGATAAAGTTAGAAGTGATAATGGATTTTCTAAAACACTAAGAAACTACAATGACGCTGcacaatttttaaaaaggttAAAAAACGGACcatgtaaaaataatgataatggaGAAGGTAAAATAGAgtttaatgaaaaaagtgAAACATTTCAGCATACAGATTATTGTGGTACATGTTCTTTAATTGGAGTTAAATGTAAAAAAGGTCATTGCGACAATGCTGCTAATGGAAAGGATTGCCCCACGGGAAAGATTACTGCAGGAAGTTTTGGAAATGAAGGAGATTCTATTGGAAATGTAGATATGCATGTGAGTGATAACGGTGAAAAAGGATTTGGTGATTTAAAGGAGGCTTGTAACGGTAAAGGTATTTTTGAAGGTATTAGGAAAGATGAATGGAAATGCGATAAATTCTGTGGTGTACAAATATGTGgtctgaaaaaaaataatgatatagatCAAAatcaaattatattaattagaGCATTGTTTAAACGTTGGgtagaatatttttttgaagattataataaaattaaaaataaaatttcacATTGTACGAAAAATGACAAAAAATCCAAATGTATAAGTGGATGTgaagaaaaatgtaaatgtgTATCTAAATGGATAGATCAGAAAAGTAAAGAATGGACAATAGTAAGAAAGCGTTACCTTGAGCAATATAAAAATGCTGATTCAGGTGATACTTTTCCTGTGAGAAGTTTTTTGGAGGAATTGATACCTAAAATTGCTGTTGTAAATGATCAAgataatgttataaaattaagTAAGTTCGATAATCCTTGTGGATGTAGTTTCGAGGCGAATTCACAAAACAAAAATGGACATAAGGATGCTATAGATTGTATGATTACAAaacttcaaaaaaaaattgaggAGTGTCAATCCAAACATAGTGTCgaaaaaacagaaaaagaGTGTCAAGAATACACCCCCCCCGTTGAAGACGATGAAGAGGACTTACTCCTtcaagaagaagaaaatacaGTGGAAGCACCAAAAATTTGTGATGATGTGTTAAAAACACCACCAAAACAAGAGGAAGGAGAAGAAAAGTGTGAACCAGCACAAACAGCACCGAAAAAACCAGCAGCAGATAGTGAGAGACAAACCCCCGAAGAAAAACTCCCTCCACCCCCGGCAgcaaaagaagaaaaaccCCCAAAACAAAATGCAGAAAAAACCAAACCAAAACGATCACCACGTCCCATAGACGACCTAACCCCCGCACTAAAAAAGGCGATGTTATCTTCAACCATCATGTGGAGTATTGGTATTGGATTTGCTACATtcacttatttttttctaaag aaaaaaaccAAATCTACTATTGATCTTTTGCGTGTCATTAATATCCCCAAAAGTGATTATGATATACCGACAAAACTTTCACCCAATAGATATATACCTTATACTAGTGGTAAATACAGAGGCAAACGGTACATTTACCTTGAAGGAGATAGTGGAACAGATAGTGGTTACACCGATCATTATAGTGATATTACTTCATCTTCCGAAAGTGAGTATGAAGAATTggatataaatgatatatatgtaccgCATGCtcctaaatataaaacattgatAGAAGTGGTACTAGAACCTAGTGGTAACAACACAACAGCTAGTGGTAACAACACAACAGCTAGTGGTAACAACACAACAGCTAGTGGTAACAACACAACAGCTAGTGGTAACAACACAACAGCTAGTGATACACAAaatgatatacaaaatgatgGTATACCTAGCGATACACCAAATACACCTAGTGATATACCAAAAACACCTAGTGACACACCACCACCCATTACTGATGATGAGTGGAATACATTGAAAGATGATTTTATATCTAATATGTTACAAAATCAACCAAATACAGAACCAAATATGTTAGGTTATAATGTGGATAATAATACCAATACTACCATGTCACGTCATAATGTGGAAGAAAAACCTTTTATTACTTCTATTCATGATAGAAATTTATATACTGGAGAAGAATATAGTTATAATGTTAATATGGTTAATAGTATGGATGATATTCCAATTAAtcgtgataataatatttatagtgGTATAGATTTAATTAATGACACATTAGGTGGAAACAaacatattgatatatatgatgaagtgttgaaaagaaaagaaaatgaattatttggGACAAATCATGTGAAACATACAACAATTAACCGTTTCGCCAAACCTGCACGTGACGACCCCATCCACAACCAACTGGAACTATTCCATAAATGGCTAGATAGACATAGAGATATGTGCGAAAAGTGGGAAAATCATCACGAACGATTAGccaaattaaaagaagagtGGGAAAATGAGACACATAGTGGTAACAATCACCCTAGTGATAATACCCCACCAACTAGTGACATACCTAGTGGTAAACTAAGTGACATACCTAGTGGTAAACTAAGTGACATACCTAGTGGTAACCATGTGTTGAATACTGATGTTTCTATTCAAATACATATGGATAATCCTAAACCTATAAATCAATTTACTAATATGGATACTATCTTGGATGATCTGGACAAACCATTTAATGAACCCTACTATTATGATATGTATGACgatgatatttattatgatgtaaatgatgataatgatatatcAACTGTGGATACTAATGCTATGGATGTACCTAGTAAAGTACAAATTGAAATGGATGTAAATACCAAATTGGTGAAAGAGAAATATCCTATAGCAGATGTGtgggatatataa